The sequence TTGCTAGTATACTATAAGCTAGCTATCGTCTTTACCAAAATGTGGTTAAGAATTTTTTTATTGTTCAAATGCGATGAGCTGCGATGCTCAGGTACTTTGTAATATTGACTGAAGGTGCGAGATCCTAAGCGCGATCGCCCCACGCTCTCACCGGAGATAGGTTGGGGGTGAGGGAATGATCGCACGAGTGTATCCAACTTACTTGTTTCATCCTGACTGTCGGTTGCTATAATGTCAAAACAAATTAAGTAACATTTACTAGTATCGATATGACTATACAACAAGTCTTGTTATTTATGGGGCAAACTGCACAAAATCTAGATTTGCAACAGGAAATCAAGCAATTATTAGGAACTGGAGACGGAAATATTAGTGATGGAGCAGAACTAGATTCTCAAGAAATAGCGGTCCTCAAAGGAGAAAAAGCTCAAGACATAGCCAAATTAGCTCAAACCAAAGGCCTAAATTTTGTTCCAGAAGAACTAATTAAAGTTATAGAAGCTTTTGAAAAAAATAAACAAGAAACAGCGTTATTTGATTCCTTGGGATTGGTAGATATTACTAGTAGCTCTACGCCACAGCCTGAAATAATAGAATTGACTTATCGAAGTCAAGTTTATCAAAAAGTAATCCCTGAAATTCCCGCAACTGCTGCACAAATTAACCCCAAAAAGGAAGTTGTGCAGTTTATGTACAAAAGTTCTGAAGATGCACATTGGCAAGAACAAATCAGAACAATACTCGGAATCGGAGATGGTAATATCAGTAGCGCCGCTGAATTAGACGAAGCCGAAGCTAAAGCACTCCAAGGACCAGCCGGTGCTAAAGTCGCAGAATTTGCCCACAAACATCGCTTTTATTTTTCTCAAGCAGACTTGATTGAAGTGGTGGAAATGTTTCAAGCTTGTCGCCAAGGACGTCTATCTCAAGCCCAATTATTGAGAAATCTCGGTGTTTCTACCGGCGCTCTAACCCTGCTTTCTACTCAAAAAGTAGTAAAGTTAATGTTTAAAGGTGGCGTTTACGAGAAAATCGTTGGTCCTACTGTAGCTTCTACAGTTAATCCCAAAATAACCGTAATTAAGTTTCTGGAGCAAAGCGGCGAGTCTGAAGCCCGACAACAAGAATTAGAAAAGATTCTCGGGGTGGGAGATGGCAATATCAGTAGTTCTGAAGAATTAGATCAACAGGAAGTAGAAGCAATAAAGGGCGATCGCGGCGCACAATTAACAGCATTGGCTAATCGTTACGGCTTTAACTTTACCCAGCAAGACTTGATCGATGTAGTTCAAGCTTTTGAGCGTTATCGTAACGGAGAAATAACCCAAGTTGACTTAGACTCAATTCTAGGATTACCACCAGGTTCTGTTTCTAAACCTACTCAAAACTTACAAGAATATATTTATCGTAGTCAACGCTACAGAAAAGTCGATGGAATAATGATACCCATTGACGATCCAAAACTTGACTCAACCACTAGTAATCCTAAAACTCAAGTCATCGATTTTATGGAAGAAACCGCTGAAGATAAACAACTCCGAACAGAGTTACAACAATTACTCGGGGTTGGTGATGGGGATATTAGTAGTGTAGCTACCTTAGAGCCACAAGAAGCAGAAGCCCTTAAAAGTAGTAAAAGTGCTTTAGTCACAGACTTAGCCCGTCAAAAAGGTTTTCAATTCTCTCCTGAAGATTTAATCCAGGTTATATCCGCTTTTCAAAGACATCAAGCAGGAGAACTCTCTGAAGAACAATTATTCGAATCTTTGGGAGTATCAAGATCGAAAAAAGGATTTTTTGACAAAGTTGTCGACCTTCTTAACAGAAATGTGTGGGATTGGTAGTTGACTGGGTTGCAATTTGACGCAGTTATTGAGAAAGATTAAAATGTGTGGAGTGGTTTGAGGAGTAATTCTATGGAACGATACTTAGAGATCGAAGGCGTAAGCATTCATGATGATAGCGATTGTTACGTAATCGCCGAAATCGGTAATAATCACCAGGGAAGTCTAGATAAGTGTAAAGAAATGTTTCGCGTCGCCAAAGATTGTGGTGCAGATGCGGTAAAACTGCAAAAACGGGATAATCGTACCCTGTATACCCAAGCAGCTTTTAATAAACCCTACGATCACGAAAATAGCTTCGGCAATACCTATGGTGAACACAGGGAATTTTTAGAATTTGGTAAAGCAGAATATTTAGAACTAAAAGCCTACGCAACCTCTTTAGGGATAACTTTTTTCGCTACCGCTTTTGACTTACCGAGTGCTGATTTTCTAGCAGAAATAGATCTGCCTATGTATAAAATCGCTTCAGGAGATCTGAAAAATATTCCTCTGCTGCAATACATAGCTAGCTTTAAGAAGCCGATAATTTTAAGTACCGGAGGAGGTACTATAGAAGACGTCGAGAGAGCTTATGAAGCGATTATGCCCATTAATCCTCAACTCTGCATACTGCAATGCACAGCTAGTTATCCAGCTAATTTTGAAGAACTAGATTTAAAAGTGATTCAAACTTATCGGGAAATGTTTCCAGAGATAAACGTGGGGTTATCTAGTCACGACAATGGTATAGCCATGGCGGTAGCAGCATATGTGTTAGGAGCCAGAGTAATTGAAAAACACTTTACTCTCAATCGCGCTCTCAAAGGAACCGACCATGCCTTTTCTTTAGAACCTACAGGGTTAAGAAAGATGGTAAGGGATCTGAAACGTACGCGTCAAGCTTTAGGAGATGGTCAGAAAAAAATTCATATGAGTGAACGCCCAGCAGTAGTAAAAATGGGCAAAAAACTAGTAGCAGCTTCTGACTTACCCGCAGGTCACGTTTTAACTGCCGCCGATATAGCTATTAAATCTCCCGGAGATGGCATTCCTCCCTATGAATTAGAGCAAGTGATTGGTCAAGTTTTGACTGCACCTGTACAGGTCGATGAAGCGATCGCCTGGTCCACCTTAGCTAATCACAGACAAGTCGCGACCCTGTGAACCAATTTAATCTATCAGGTCAAATCGCTGTAGTTACCGGCGCTCTAGGGCGCCTCGGTCCCGTTTGGATTGAAGCCCTGTTAGAAGCAGGAGCAATTGTCTTAGGGATAGATTTAGCAAAAGCGGAAATTAACCCTGCTTTTAGTAAATTACCGGGGAAATATCCACCAGAAACACTATATCTGTACCGAGGAGATATAAGCGATCGCTCTAGATTAGTAGAAATGCGCGATCGCTGTTTGGAAGAAATAGGCATACCGAGCATTTTAGTCAACAATGCAGGAATAGATCAGCCTCCTGGGGTAGTCACAACCTATCACTTAGAAGATATTCCCCCGGAAGTGTTTCGTCAAGTCCTAGAAGTAAACGTCCTCGGTGCTTTTCAAGTCAGTCAAATTTTTGGCGCCCCTATGCTAAAACTAAAAAAAGGTTCAATTATTAATATTGGCTCTCTATATGGTAGCGTCTCCCCTGACCCTCGTTTTTATGACCATATAGACTGTGTACCACCTTTTTTAAAACCACCCGCCTACGGCGCTTCTAAAGCAGCTTTAGCTAACTTGACGCGCTATTTAGCAACCCATTGGGGACCCTTTGGAGTGAGAGTAAACACCCTCTCTCCTGGAGGCGTTTTGGGGGAACAAGACGAGGAATTTAAAAGCAAATTCTGCGATCGCGTCCCACTGGGAAGAATGGCTCAAACCCAAGAGTTGGTAGGTCCCCTCATTTTTCTCGCTTCCCAAGCTTCAGCTTATGTAACGGGAATTGAACTGAAAATTGACGGTGGTTTTACCGCCTGGTAATGAGTGACTTAAAAAATAAATTTTTTCGGTTAACGTAGAGAAAATCACCATAAGATCATAAACTCGTCGAGGCTAGTAAATATGAAATCACTGTTACGTTTTGGTATAACCGCTAGTTTGATTGGGACTACTGTGCTCGGAGCAATCTTTGGGCAAACCCTGAAAGCCCTAGCTTTGCCTTTAGAAGAAATATTACAAAAATTAGGCCCTATTCCCGTCTTCACTGTAGCAGATGAACAGGGTGCTCCTCTAGTCGCTTCAGGACAAGATAATGCAAAAGTAGCAGGGGTATTTATCAGTCAAGCAGATGCTCAAGCATTCGTGGAACAACTGCAGCAAGAAAACCCAGAATTGGGTAGTCAAGTTAAAGTTGTACCCGTATCTTTAGGAGAAATCTATCAACTCGCTCAAGAAAGCCAAGCTCAGCCCGATGGAATTAGATTCGCTTACGTACCTATGGATAGCCAGGTAGAAATAGCCAAGGAAGTGCTCAATGAATCAGGTCAAGAATATCAAGGTGGTGTCCCTCTATTCGTAGCCAGAGCGGGTGAAGAACAGGGATATTTGACTATAGAAAGAAATAATCAGCAGTCTATTCCTTTTTTCTTTGAAAAAGAACAACTACAAGAGATGCTAACTTCTTTTAAAGAAGAACAGCCAGAATTAGCCCCAACGGTTAAAATCGAGGTCGTTTCCCTAGAAGGAATAATTTCCATTCTACAAAGCAGAGAAGACGAAGCTCTCAAAAGCATTGTTTTTGTCCCTACTAAGGAATCACAAGAATTTATCCGCTCTACTGTACCAGCTGCGGGAACCCAACCAGCACCAGCACCAGCGCCAGCACCAGCACCAGCACCAGCTAATGGTCAATAGCTCAGCCTCCTCGATTACCGGTTTAGAATTGAAATATTGGCGCATCAGTGCGATCGCCAAGGCTAAACTCCTGGGAATCGAAGCTGGTGAAGTAGATTGGCTACTCCAAAGGGTTACCACCTTGACTAAATTAGATCTGCGTCTGGAATCTTACCAACATCGTCAGGATATTTTGAGTCGAAAATCCTTGAGGGAGTTGACTCAACTTTGGCAACAAAGATTAACAGCACGTGTACCTCTACAGTATTTGGCGGGTTATACTCACTGGAGGGATTTTGACCTTAAAGTTAGTCCAGATGTATTGATTCCTCGTCCGGAAACCGAAGCAATCGTCGATTTAGCCCTTGAAGCCATCGCTTCTAGTCCAGAATTAGCTACGGGGACTTGGGTAGATCTCGGTACCGGAAGTGGTGCGATCGCTCTGGCTCTAGCTCAAGTACTACCTAAATCTACCATTTACGCTACAGATGTCAGCCACACAGCCTTAAATATTGCCAAAGAAAACGCTAAAATGCTCGATCTAGAGGCGAGAATTATCTTTAAACAGGGTTCCTGGTGGTCACCTCTAGAACATCTCCAAGGACAAGTAAGTGGGATGGTGGCTAATCCTCCCTATATACCCACTTATATGATTCCTCAACTTCAATCT comes from Gloeocapsa sp. PCC 73106 and encodes:
- a CDS encoding N-acetylneuraminate synthase family protein, whose translation is MERYLEIEGVSIHDDSDCYVIAEIGNNHQGSLDKCKEMFRVAKDCGADAVKLQKRDNRTLYTQAAFNKPYDHENSFGNTYGEHREFLEFGKAEYLELKAYATSLGITFFATAFDLPSADFLAEIDLPMYKIASGDLKNIPLLQYIASFKKPIILSTGGGTIEDVERAYEAIMPINPQLCILQCTASYPANFEELDLKVIQTYREMFPEINVGLSSHDNGIAMAVAAYVLGARVIEKHFTLNRALKGTDHAFSLEPTGLRKMVRDLKRTRQALGDGQKKIHMSERPAVVKMGKKLVAASDLPAGHVLTAADIAIKSPGDGIPPYELEQVIGQVLTAPVQVDEAIAWSTLANHRQVATL
- a CDS encoding SDR family oxidoreductase yields the protein MNQFNLSGQIAVVTGALGRLGPVWIEALLEAGAIVLGIDLAKAEINPAFSKLPGKYPPETLYLYRGDISDRSRLVEMRDRCLEEIGIPSILVNNAGIDQPPGVVTTYHLEDIPPEVFRQVLEVNVLGAFQVSQIFGAPMLKLKKGSIINIGSLYGSVSPDPRFYDHIDCVPPFLKPPAYGASKAALANLTRYLATHWGPFGVRVNTLSPGGVLGEQDEEFKSKFCDRVPLGRMAQTQELVGPLIFLASQASAYVTGIELKIDGGFTAW
- a CDS encoding Tic22 family protein, with translation MKSLLRFGITASLIGTTVLGAIFGQTLKALALPLEEILQKLGPIPVFTVADEQGAPLVASGQDNAKVAGVFISQADAQAFVEQLQQENPELGSQVKVVPVSLGEIYQLAQESQAQPDGIRFAYVPMDSQVEIAKEVLNESGQEYQGGVPLFVARAGEEQGYLTIERNNQQSIPFFFEKEQLQEMLTSFKEEQPELAPTVKIEVVSLEGIISILQSREDEALKSIVFVPTKESQEFIRSTVPAAGTQPAPAPAPAPAPAPANGQ
- the prmC gene encoding peptide chain release factor N(5)-glutamine methyltransferase, translated to MVNSSASSITGLELKYWRISAIAKAKLLGIEAGEVDWLLQRVTTLTKLDLRLESYQHRQDILSRKSLRELTQLWQQRLTARVPLQYLAGYTHWRDFDLKVSPDVLIPRPETEAIVDLALEAIASSPELATGTWVDLGTGSGAIALALAQVLPKSTIYATDVSHTALNIAKENAKMLDLEARIIFKQGSWWSPLEHLQGQVSGMVANPPYIPTYMIPQLQSEVSLHEPHLALDGGDDGLMCLKHLLETAPLYLRSGGIWLSEIMMGQSPRLVEMLANQGSYHQIQAFTDLAGSDRFVLGYRK